One Rosa chinensis cultivar Old Blush chromosome 5, RchiOBHm-V2, whole genome shotgun sequence genomic region harbors:
- the LOC112166676 gene encoding cell division cycle protein 123 homolog isoform X1, whose protein sequence is MKEDEVNRCQIQEWYRKFKSVSIKTRIHELPESFVQYLLDDSRPFLLPVSISNEDALPNRIHNPEEEDDYQVVEGSNDESEQPSLPPSFPKLELEIKESIASLGGAVFPKLNWSAPKDSAWISTTGTLRCSSISEIVLLLRSSDSLVHDLCHAYDSCNDKTSSRPKSFFLALRKWTQSLQPEMEFCCFVRNQNLVGISQREATTFYPSLLESKEHLGELIEEFFMENLSPPEPVGSYAFDVYVMKDERVKVMDFNPWGAFTLPLMFTWEKLEQSDNEQGDGVDFRIVES, encoded by the exons ATGAAGGAAGACGAAGTGAATCGATGCCAGATACAGGAATGGTACCGTAAGTTTAAATCCGTGTCTATCAAAACACGGATTCATGAACTTCCAGAATCCTTTGTCCAATATCTTCTTGATGATTCCAGGCCCTTCCTTCTTCCAGTTTCCATCTCAAATGAAGATGCCTTACCCAACAGAATTCATAATCCAGAGGAGGAAGATGACTATCAAGTAGTAGAAGGATCTAATGATGAGTCAGAGCAGCCTTCTTTGCCCCCTTCTTTTCCTAAACTTGAGTTGGAGATTAAGGAATCCATTGCATCGCTTGGAGGTGCTGTGTTCCCGAAGCTAAACTGGAGTGCACCAAAAGATTCTGCTTGGATTAGCACAACTGGGACTCTTAGATGCTCTTCCATCAGTGAGATTGTACTGTTGCTACGATCATCTGACTCACTGGTGCATGATTTGTGTCATGCTTATGATTCCTGCAATGACAAGACCTCCTCACGGCCCAAGAGCTTCTTCCTTGCACTCCGTAAATGGACCCAATCCCTTCAGCCAGAGATGGAATTCTGCTGCTTTGTGAGGAATCAGAATTTAGTTGGAATTTCCCAGCGCGAGGCCACAACCTTCTACCCTTCTCTGCTTGAAAGCAAAGAGCATCTGGGagagttgattgaagagttctTTATGGAAAATTTAAG CCCACCGGAGCCTGTAGGTAGCTACGCCTTTGATGTATACGTGATGAAGGACGAGCGAGTTAAGGTTATGGATTTCAACCCTTGGGGTGCATTTACACTGCCTCTGATGTTTACATGGGAGAAACTGGAACAGAGTGATAATGAACAGGGGGATGGTGTGGACTTCAGAATTGTGGAGAGCTAG
- the LOC112166676 gene encoding cell division cycle protein 123 homolog isoform X2, with product MKEDEVNRCQIQEWYRKFKSVSIKTRIHELPESFVQYLLDDSRPFLLPVSISNEDALPNRIHNPEEEDDYQVVEGSNDESEQPSLPPSFPKLELEIKESIASLGGAVFPKLNWSAPKDSAWISTTGTLRCSSISEIVLLLRSSDSLVHDLCHAYDSCNDKTSSRPKSFFLALRKWTQSLQPEMEFCCFVRNQNLVGISQREATTFYPSLLESKEHLGELIEEFFMENLR from the coding sequence ATGAAGGAAGACGAAGTGAATCGATGCCAGATACAGGAATGGTACCGTAAGTTTAAATCCGTGTCTATCAAAACACGGATTCATGAACTTCCAGAATCCTTTGTCCAATATCTTCTTGATGATTCCAGGCCCTTCCTTCTTCCAGTTTCCATCTCAAATGAAGATGCCTTACCCAACAGAATTCATAATCCAGAGGAGGAAGATGACTATCAAGTAGTAGAAGGATCTAATGATGAGTCAGAGCAGCCTTCTTTGCCCCCTTCTTTTCCTAAACTTGAGTTGGAGATTAAGGAATCCATTGCATCGCTTGGAGGTGCTGTGTTCCCGAAGCTAAACTGGAGTGCACCAAAAGATTCTGCTTGGATTAGCACAACTGGGACTCTTAGATGCTCTTCCATCAGTGAGATTGTACTGTTGCTACGATCATCTGACTCACTGGTGCATGATTTGTGTCATGCTTATGATTCCTGCAATGACAAGACCTCCTCACGGCCCAAGAGCTTCTTCCTTGCACTCCGTAAATGGACCCAATCCCTTCAGCCAGAGATGGAATTCTGCTGCTTTGTGAGGAATCAGAATTTAGTTGGAATTTCCCAGCGCGAGGCCACAACCTTCTACCCTTCTCTGCTTGAAAGCAAAGAGCATCTGGGagagttgattgaagagttctTTATGGAAAATTTAAGGTAA
- the LOC112166672 gene encoding disease resistance protein RPM1 isoform X2, with the protein MALSVTDLLIGKLATILEYEGTTIAGVRHEVDKIKEEFLSMKAFLADAEANKPKTEGQKLWVARIRDLAYDVEDIIDEFMYHMYAKQTGGRLSRGLHKTIRAPCNLWFSHKIAKKLQKITDVIKAIPERNQRYGVGLVGGGGGATTSDDIQKLVQNQAESSFFIMEDELVGIEGKKQILMGWLMDDEQHQTVISVVGMGGSGKTTLVAKTFTNELVKRHFDCYAWITVSQTYDAVHLFRSLIRELYKSRKENFPTILNAMSRIELLELLVNYLESRKYLVVLDDVWDIKVWREIKVPLQDRHLGSRVVLTTRNEEVASNSFGVESYVYRIQPLQKNEAWELFSRKAFSTKQHKTCPTELKSLACQLVEKCEGLPLGIVALGGFMSSKKSLDQWQQVCNNLNWYLHNNSSLDPVRNILLLSFNDLPSQLKHCFLYCSLFPEDYLFKSKRLTRLWIAEGFVENMKGVTPEEVADGYLRELCFLSMLQVADDFVSVTSSGTSSGRPKKFKMHDLMREFSLSTAEKEKFGYVYNGREVMEEISTRRLSIHRMEGEIKSWRGMSKIRSLLVFDTDMSSLSFLNTLVSRFKLLRTLDLEDVQIDNLPGAVVYLFNLRYLNLKGTLIEELPESIRCLRNLQFLNIRDTKIESLPQGIMRLLNLRNLSMFRYTWNLYFNVVRGTKAPSNICKLQKLQSLSIIESEGDTCRLIANMTQLKSICISNVKERDEIDLWVSIKKFTLLQSLGLMASNEEEILPVKAQCPPLPHLRKLTLFGRLQNVTPWFSSLHSLTALFLHWSRLEEDLLPQIEALLNLTRLCLCNAYVGDELCFHRGFVKLMRLELLNFASVKKITIENGVMPNLRYLCVDSFMELKTVPLGLEYLSTLQYLGLKDVPIEVIRPIQKGGVDRSKNQSSPTSIYCRGFDAA; encoded by the exons ATGGCCTTGTCTGTAACGGACCTCTTAATTGGAAAACTTGCGACCATTCTTGAGTACGAAGGAACAACCATAGCAGGTGTTCGTCATGAAGTTGATAAGATTAAGGAGGAGTTTTTAAGCATGAAAGCTTTCCTAGCGGATGCGGAGGCCaacaaaccaaaaactgaaggaCAGAAATTGTGGGTTGCAAGAATCAGAGACTTAGCCTATGATGTTGAAGATATCATTGATGAATTCATGTATCACATGTATGCGAAGCAGACTGGGGGTCGACTTTCAAGGGGGCTACACAAAACCATTCGCGCTCCATGTAATCTTTGGTTCAGCCATAAAATTGCAAAGAAGTTGCAGAAAATTACTGACGTGATCAAAGCCATTCCAGAGAGGAATCAAAGATACGGTGTTGGCCttgtaggaggaggaggaggagcaacTACATCCGACGATATTCAGAAATTGGTGCAGAACCAAGCGGAGTCTTCGTTTTTCATTATGGAAGACGAACTGGTTGGGATTGAAGGCAAGAAGCAAATACTAATGGGATGGCTAATGGATGATGAGCAACACCAAACTGTTATATCTGTGGTGGGCATGGGAGGTTCTGGAAAGACAACTCTAGTTGCCAAGACCTTCACCAATGAACTGGTAAAGAGACATTTTGATTGTTATGCATGGATTACTGTTTCCCAAACTTATGATGCGGTACACTTGTTTCGAAGCTTGATCAGGGAACTCTACAaatcaaggaaggaaaatttCCCTACAATTTTGAATGCCATGAGCCGCATAGAATTGCTAGAGTTACTAGTTAACTACTTGGAGTCCAGAAAATACCTAGTTGTTCTAGATGACGTGTGGGATATAAAAGTATGGAGAGAAATAAAGGTACCACTTCAAGATAGACACCTTGGAAGTCGGGTCGTACTCACAACTCGAAATGAAGAAGTAGCATCCAACTCTTTTGGAGTTGAAAGCTATGTTTACCGTATTCAGCCCCTGCAAAAGAATGAGGCGTGGGAACTATTCAGTAGGAAAGCATTCTCAACTAAGCAACACAAAACTTGTCCAACTGAGCTGAAGTCATTAGCCTGCCAACTTGTGGAGAAGTGTGAAGGCCTTCCTCTCGGTATTGTGGCTTTAGGTGGTTTTATGTCTTCTAAGAAGTCGCTGGATCAATGGCAACAAGTCTGCAACAACTTGAATTGGTATCTGCATAACAATTCATCGCTAGATCCTGTGAGAAACATTTTGTTGCTCAGTTTCAATGATTTGCCATCTCAACTGAAGCATTGCTTCCTCTATTGTTCCCTTTTCCCTGAAGATTATCTATTTAAAAGCAAAAGGCTGACTAGATTGTGGATAGCGGAAGGATTTGTTGAAAATATGAAAGGGGTCACGCCCGAAGAAGTTGCAGATGGCTATCTTCGGGAACTCTGCTTCCTTAGCATGTTACAGGTTGCAGATGACTTTGTTTCTGTAACATCTTCAGGAACATCTTCGGGAAGGCCGAAAAAATTTAAGATGCATGATCTGATGCGAGAGTTTTCTTTGTCGACAGCCGAAAAAGAAAAGTTTGGTTATGTATACAACGGGAGAGAAGTAATGGAAGAGATCTCAACCCGTCGCTTGTCAATTCACAGAATGGAAGGAGAAATTAAATCATGGCGGGGTATGTCCAAAATTCGTTCTCTTCTTGTATTTGACACTGACATGTCCTCATTATCTTTCTTAAATACACTGGTTTCTCGATTCAAATTGTTGAGGACTCTAGACTTGGAGGATGTCCAAATTGATAATCTGCCGGGTGCAGTTGTTTACTTGTTCAACTTGAGATATTTAAATTTGAAGGGCACTTTAATTGAGGAACTTCCAGAGTCCATAAGGTGTCTCCGCAAccttcaatttttgaacatCAGGGATACTAAGATAGAGTCACTTCCACAAGGAATTATGAGGTTGCTGAACCTGCGCAATCTAAGTATGTTTCGCTACACTTGGAACCTGTACTTCAATGTTGTGCGTGGGACAAAAGCGCCATCAAATATTTGTAAGTTGCAGAAATTGCAAAGTTTATCAATAATTGAATCAGAAGGGGACACTTGTAGACTTATCGCCAACATGACTCAACTTAAGAGCATCTGCATTTCGAATGTGAAAGAAAGAGATGAGATTGACCTTTGGGTCTCAATTAAGAAGTTCACTCTGCTTCAATCTCTAGGTTTAATGGCAAGTAATGAAGAGGAAATCCTTCCGGTGAAAGCACAATGTCCTCCTCTTCCGCACCTTCGAAAGCTTACTTTGTTTGGCAGACTGCAAAACGTAACACCTTGGTTTTCTTCACTGCATAGCCTCACAGCTCTGTTTCTGCATTGGTCAAGACTTGAAGAGGATTTACTACCTCAAATTGAAGCACTGCTCAATCTGACAAGGCTTTGTCTTTGTAATGCGTATGTTGGGGATGAGTTGTGTTTCCATAGAGGCTTTGTAAAGCttatgaggttggagttgttGAATTTTGCTTCGGTGAAAAAGATAACTATAGAAAATGGGGTGATGCCAAATCTCCGGTACTTATGCGTTGACAGCTTCATGGAGTTGAAGACAGTGCCATTGGGCCTTGAGTATCTTTCTACTCTACAATATTTGGGCCTAAAAGATGTTCCCATAGAAGTTATAAGGCCCATTCAGAAAGGAGGTGTGGATCGCTCTAAG AATCAATCAAGTCCGACAAGTATATATTGTAGAGGATTTGATGCAGCTTGA
- the LOC112166672 gene encoding disease resistance protein RPM1 isoform X1, which produces MALSVTDLLIGKLATILEYEGTTIAGVRHEVDKIKEEFLSMKAFLADAEANKPKTEGQKLWVARIRDLAYDVEDIIDEFMYHMYAKQTGGRLSRGLHKTIRAPCNLWFSHKIAKKLQKITDVIKAIPERNQRYGVGLVGGGGGATTSDDIQKLVQNQAESSFFIMEDELVGIEGKKQILMGWLMDDEQHQTVISVVGMGGSGKTTLVAKTFTNELVKRHFDCYAWITVSQTYDAVHLFRSLIRELYKSRKENFPTILNAMSRIELLELLVNYLESRKYLVVLDDVWDIKVWREIKVPLQDRHLGSRVVLTTRNEEVASNSFGVESYVYRIQPLQKNEAWELFSRKAFSTKQHKTCPTELKSLACQLVEKCEGLPLGIVALGGFMSSKKSLDQWQQVCNNLNWYLHNNSSLDPVRNILLLSFNDLPSQLKHCFLYCSLFPEDYLFKSKRLTRLWIAEGFVENMKGVTPEEVADGYLRELCFLSMLQVADDFVSVTSSGTSSGRPKKFKMHDLMREFSLSTAEKEKFGYVYNGREVMEEISTRRLSIHRMEGEIKSWRGMSKIRSLLVFDTDMSSLSFLNTLVSRFKLLRTLDLEDVQIDNLPGAVVYLFNLRYLNLKGTLIEELPESIRCLRNLQFLNIRDTKIESLPQGIMRLLNLRNLSMFRYTWNLYFNVVRGTKAPSNICKLQKLQSLSIIESEGDTCRLIANMTQLKSICISNVKERDEIDLWVSIKKFTLLQSLGLMASNEEEILPVKAQCPPLPHLRKLTLFGRLQNVTPWFSSLHSLTALFLHWSRLEEDLLPQIEALLNLTRLCLCNAYVGDELCFHRGFVKLMRLELLNFASVKKITIENGVMPNLRYLCVDSFMELKTVPLGLEYLSTLQYLGLKDVPIEVIRPIQKGGVDRSKVQHIPEIIHVFEQSSNWIHENLA; this is translated from the coding sequence ATGGCCTTGTCTGTAACGGACCTCTTAATTGGAAAACTTGCGACCATTCTTGAGTACGAAGGAACAACCATAGCAGGTGTTCGTCATGAAGTTGATAAGATTAAGGAGGAGTTTTTAAGCATGAAAGCTTTCCTAGCGGATGCGGAGGCCaacaaaccaaaaactgaaggaCAGAAATTGTGGGTTGCAAGAATCAGAGACTTAGCCTATGATGTTGAAGATATCATTGATGAATTCATGTATCACATGTATGCGAAGCAGACTGGGGGTCGACTTTCAAGGGGGCTACACAAAACCATTCGCGCTCCATGTAATCTTTGGTTCAGCCATAAAATTGCAAAGAAGTTGCAGAAAATTACTGACGTGATCAAAGCCATTCCAGAGAGGAATCAAAGATACGGTGTTGGCCttgtaggaggaggaggaggagcaacTACATCCGACGATATTCAGAAATTGGTGCAGAACCAAGCGGAGTCTTCGTTTTTCATTATGGAAGACGAACTGGTTGGGATTGAAGGCAAGAAGCAAATACTAATGGGATGGCTAATGGATGATGAGCAACACCAAACTGTTATATCTGTGGTGGGCATGGGAGGTTCTGGAAAGACAACTCTAGTTGCCAAGACCTTCACCAATGAACTGGTAAAGAGACATTTTGATTGTTATGCATGGATTACTGTTTCCCAAACTTATGATGCGGTACACTTGTTTCGAAGCTTGATCAGGGAACTCTACAaatcaaggaaggaaaatttCCCTACAATTTTGAATGCCATGAGCCGCATAGAATTGCTAGAGTTACTAGTTAACTACTTGGAGTCCAGAAAATACCTAGTTGTTCTAGATGACGTGTGGGATATAAAAGTATGGAGAGAAATAAAGGTACCACTTCAAGATAGACACCTTGGAAGTCGGGTCGTACTCACAACTCGAAATGAAGAAGTAGCATCCAACTCTTTTGGAGTTGAAAGCTATGTTTACCGTATTCAGCCCCTGCAAAAGAATGAGGCGTGGGAACTATTCAGTAGGAAAGCATTCTCAACTAAGCAACACAAAACTTGTCCAACTGAGCTGAAGTCATTAGCCTGCCAACTTGTGGAGAAGTGTGAAGGCCTTCCTCTCGGTATTGTGGCTTTAGGTGGTTTTATGTCTTCTAAGAAGTCGCTGGATCAATGGCAACAAGTCTGCAACAACTTGAATTGGTATCTGCATAACAATTCATCGCTAGATCCTGTGAGAAACATTTTGTTGCTCAGTTTCAATGATTTGCCATCTCAACTGAAGCATTGCTTCCTCTATTGTTCCCTTTTCCCTGAAGATTATCTATTTAAAAGCAAAAGGCTGACTAGATTGTGGATAGCGGAAGGATTTGTTGAAAATATGAAAGGGGTCACGCCCGAAGAAGTTGCAGATGGCTATCTTCGGGAACTCTGCTTCCTTAGCATGTTACAGGTTGCAGATGACTTTGTTTCTGTAACATCTTCAGGAACATCTTCGGGAAGGCCGAAAAAATTTAAGATGCATGATCTGATGCGAGAGTTTTCTTTGTCGACAGCCGAAAAAGAAAAGTTTGGTTATGTATACAACGGGAGAGAAGTAATGGAAGAGATCTCAACCCGTCGCTTGTCAATTCACAGAATGGAAGGAGAAATTAAATCATGGCGGGGTATGTCCAAAATTCGTTCTCTTCTTGTATTTGACACTGACATGTCCTCATTATCTTTCTTAAATACACTGGTTTCTCGATTCAAATTGTTGAGGACTCTAGACTTGGAGGATGTCCAAATTGATAATCTGCCGGGTGCAGTTGTTTACTTGTTCAACTTGAGATATTTAAATTTGAAGGGCACTTTAATTGAGGAACTTCCAGAGTCCATAAGGTGTCTCCGCAAccttcaatttttgaacatCAGGGATACTAAGATAGAGTCACTTCCACAAGGAATTATGAGGTTGCTGAACCTGCGCAATCTAAGTATGTTTCGCTACACTTGGAACCTGTACTTCAATGTTGTGCGTGGGACAAAAGCGCCATCAAATATTTGTAAGTTGCAGAAATTGCAAAGTTTATCAATAATTGAATCAGAAGGGGACACTTGTAGACTTATCGCCAACATGACTCAACTTAAGAGCATCTGCATTTCGAATGTGAAAGAAAGAGATGAGATTGACCTTTGGGTCTCAATTAAGAAGTTCACTCTGCTTCAATCTCTAGGTTTAATGGCAAGTAATGAAGAGGAAATCCTTCCGGTGAAAGCACAATGTCCTCCTCTTCCGCACCTTCGAAAGCTTACTTTGTTTGGCAGACTGCAAAACGTAACACCTTGGTTTTCTTCACTGCATAGCCTCACAGCTCTGTTTCTGCATTGGTCAAGACTTGAAGAGGATTTACTACCTCAAATTGAAGCACTGCTCAATCTGACAAGGCTTTGTCTTTGTAATGCGTATGTTGGGGATGAGTTGTGTTTCCATAGAGGCTTTGTAAAGCttatgaggttggagttgttGAATTTTGCTTCGGTGAAAAAGATAACTATAGAAAATGGGGTGATGCCAAATCTCCGGTACTTATGCGTTGACAGCTTCATGGAGTTGAAGACAGTGCCATTGGGCCTTGAGTATCTTTCTACTCTACAATATTTGGGCCTAAAAGATGTTCCCATAGAAGTTATAAGGCCCATTCAGAAAGGAGGTGTGGATCGCTCTAAGGTACAACACATTCCTGAGATCATACATGTTTTTGAACAGTCATCCAACTGGATCCACGAAAACTTGGCCTAG